GAAACGTTGCGCTCACTAACGCTTATTAATAGGGTTATGCTCACTACAATCCACTTATCTTAAGTGGGGCATTAACTGAAAGAATACAAAAAGAATTGGGCAGTAGCACCTTTACTTATCCAACGGGAACGGTGGCAGTTTAAGTTGAAGCATATTGTTGCCAACGGGGATCCCCCATTCCGAAAGGTTACTGGGCCGACCATTAGGTCCAAAGGTGTATGCCACTGCTATGGTCATGGCTCGAGAAATAGCAGTTGCATGCCACGCGTACAATGGCTTTTCCAAAACAAGAACCGGAGGCCCTTCAAGATCAGTCCCCGATGACACCATTGGTGTTGTCGGGCTAACATAAGTAACAGCAAAATCCAAACCTAGACTCTCAAGCTCAACTAAATCTTCAACAACAGGTTTAGCCCTAGTAGCCCTTGCAATGGCTTCATACTCTTCTTTAGTTCCACCTTCTAAGAAAGAACCAACCAACTGACCTTTACTAACCCAATAAGCACCTATGGTCTTCCCATCATCGAAATCTCCAAAATGTACTACTTCTCCGATATTATCTCCGAAAAACTGCCATGATAACGTGAAGATTCTGGAATAGAAGAACGGAAGGTAATCGAATTCTCCTGTTTTATTAGGTTCCATTATGGCAGAAACAGCATGTTCTGCAGATTTTCGAGCCAAATCGACGTGCTCGAGACGACGGGTTTCACCGAAAAGTTTTACAGGAAAAGCTGCAACATCTCCCACAGCATAAACCGAAGTGTTACTGGTTTGCATTTGTGCGTTTACCTTGATTCCTCCTTTTTCTAGAGTCAGTTGGCCTTCGAATAGAGATGTGTTTGGACGGATACCTATTCCTACTACAACCATATCTGCAGGAAGAGTATTTCCATCACGGAGATTAACTGCAGTAACCTGTAAAAAGGTAGATGGTAGGTTCAGATTATGCAAAAAATAGCAGAATCACAGGTCTAATAGCAGTGGAAGAAGACTCTAAGGCTATGTTTGGAgtgaaattagaattagaattggagTTAGGATTTCAATTCtgattacaattcaattcctatgttagAAGAAAACATTGAATTGTaattctcaagagcttgtttgatgtggggttAGTTGAAggttatgaaatcaaaatcttgtttgatgagaAAGTGggtttttttagattatttaggttaaattactaaattgtacttttgtatttaaaattcaaatattataaaaggtTAAATAGatgtattttagttaatgaattaagtgatttgaTAGGATCCCCCATTCCGAAAGGTTACTGGGCCGACCATTAGGTCCAAAGGTGTATGCCACTGCTATGGTCATGGCTCGAGAAATAGCAAGATTTTCAGGTCTTCACTTACCCAAACTATACTCTGACTATCAACCCACCATTCTTAAAGGTCTTGTGCAGACTAGGACATGTCAGGAGCATAAACCGTTTCGATTCTTGGCAGCCGAGTTGACACACGAATAATTTGAAGATATAGTCAAAAGGGTTTGGCGTTCAGATGGGGATCCGTTTTGGACACATGTTAAACTTTCaccttgaatgttacaacaaaGGGCTAGGAATTTGAGCTTCAATGCCTTTCAAATTTCAGCTCACAATGTGCAATTATTTTAGCTCGGATAATGGGAACGGAATGTCACAAATCCAACTTAAAACATTGTTCAAGCGTTCTGCTCAAAATTATTCGTCAAGTGAAATGCTTAAAACTTTCAGCTTGATAAAGATGGGGTGTAAAATTACAGTCGACAACAAGATGCTGAAAATTGAGTTGAAAATGACAGCATAAGAATGTTACAATTGAAGCTTGAACATGGCAGCGAATTGCTTCAGATCATTGCATATGAGTGTTAAAATCTCAGATTAGACATGGCAGCAAAGGGTTGGAAATTGTAGCCCCTTACAAGTGCTCAAGATTCAGCTTGAACCATTACAAAAGGTCTGAGAAGTTCAGGACCAAAACATGCCAAGATCTTTACCAACTTAATGTCGTAGTTTCGGCTTGCGATAGACAAGAATCAAGCCTAAATTTCAGAACATCCTATCCaaattatgaaaactatttaTCAAAGCACATGTACATTAAAATTGACCCTCTAAGATAGCAATAGTGGGTTGTCCAAACAGCTAATTAGGGCAGAAAACATCTTGCTCAAAATAATCGGGGGAGGGATTTACCCGGACAATTGTCGCAGCAAAACGATTGGGCTATGGCGATTCTGCTCTACTGCAGCTGAGCTCTGTTGGGCGGTGGATCTCAGCTGCGAGAGGGGGGTATTTATAGGCGGATTAGGGTGGAGGCAATGATTATCAAGTATTAAAGAGCCTGGATTTGAAGGATGGATTTGTAGTGTGATGTTCGACCGAAAATCCCAGGAACGACGGGGTTGGCCGGCCGGGGAGGTGGAGAGAGAGCTGAGTGTAAGGTTGAAGAAGGCAGCCGCGTGTCAGCTGTCAATTGAGTAAGTCAGGGGGTGTGCAGATTATAACGTGGATCGTTGGATGGGGTTTAAGTAATTAGATCTCATCCGCCGTAAAGTCAAACAAGTGTCTGAGCCTCCTTCCTATCTACCCGTATATCTAAACGTCATGTTCGGCCGTCTCGATTCTCGTAATCCTGTACAGTTCAGAACGGGCCAGTCAGACTTTTCGAGATCTCGTTAGGGGGAATATTTGGGTGTCTACACAGGCCCTTACTAGTAAAGTAATTGGACTAACATCCAGGATTACCCCTGCCCCACTCCCACCTCTTCCGAAAAGACAAGCTTACCTCAATCTGTCATTACATAAGATATATCGAGAATTAAGGACCATAACGTAATTTAGAGAATGCCGATTCTCAAGTAGATCTGGTTCCGAGATCTGGAAAGCGGTGAATACTGTTAGTGAAGCTAGACCGGGAAGTGGGGTATCTCTGGAAAAGAGGTCGACCTTAAGTTCTAGCTTAGACTGAAGAGTTGTTGCTTTGCTTTCTTCAAGAGTAATTTTCCCGTTATTAGAGAGAAGCAGAAGCCTTAGAAAGGAGCATGCTGGCTTGGTATTACTAATCTCTGTGCTGTGATACTAAATTAAAATCGAAATGCCAAGAAGTAGATTTCCCCGCAAGAAGAGAGAAAGTTAGTAGGGAAAGCTATCTACCTTCTTTTCCCATAAGAACTCATTAGCTTATCAGTTACAGCTACCGAACGGAGTCGATCTAGCCTTCCCCTTTTACGCAAGGCTAAACTAACTAATCTGTAAACTTAGAACTTTATTCTTCTTCAGTCCAGGGATTCTAATTCCTGAAGCGCTTCCCTTTCTATCTCTCCAAGTACGGAGCTCAGCTCTGTCCCAGAGACGAAGTACTCGACCGATAGGGAAGAGGGACATCAAAGTACTGACAGGTAGAGGTTCCGGTTTACGATAGAGGCGTAACTGAGTTCTTACGGTCTGGGGAGAAAGAGCGGATTGGCACAGCTTATTCGAGAGCAGTCAACTATCAAAAAGCGGAAAGGTCTAGCGAGCCTCACTTTGCTAAGCAGCGAAAATTGTACTGAAGCTTTCTTTCCAACGCTCGCCGATCGTACTACTTCATTCTTAGTGTGCTAACCAGATACCCAACCAATAATGAGCTAAGAACCATATTAAGAGATATAGTGTTGGCTTCCGGCTTAGTGAGCTCATAAAATagaaatgttttaaataatttaaacatattttattttagtaattatattattaactaaaataaattttatataaattaactggattaattttttttaattagtaaatgatatatttaataatacccttatatattttaatgaacaatataacaaattatacaaaattaagcAAAATTATTTGAAGTAAATGATATTTGGGAAGTGATAGGGGAAGAAAATTTGAGGGAAGAAATATGAGAGAGAATGACTTAGCATCATCTCATTGATTGAAAAAAGGGAAAAGTAAGAggaaataaaaaagagaaataaattatttgattttttcagccaatcatATTGCGCCACGTCATTCCATCTCTTATTCCCTCACCCAAATTAcctctcaatcatttctcattatattttattgtctttgttaaattaaaatttgagtgACTGTGTtgtgtagttataaaatattattttaaagaggtattatctattattatttgttgGTATTGATCatctttattaaattaagttatataattatt
This is a stretch of genomic DNA from Impatiens glandulifera chromosome 4, dImpGla2.1, whole genome shotgun sequence. It encodes these proteins:
- the LOC124934709 gene encoding monodehydroascorbate reductase 4, peroxisomal-like gives rise to the protein FLHNLNLPSTFLQVTAVNLRDGNTLPADMVVVGIGIRPNTSLFEGQLTLEKGGIKVNAQMQTSNTSVYAVGDVAAFPVKLFGETRRLEHVDLARKSAEHAVSAIMEPNKTGEFDYLPFFYSRIFTLSWQFFGDNIGEVVHFGDFDDGKTIGAYWVSKGQLVGSFLEGGTKEEYEAIARATRAKPVVEDLVELESLGLDFAVTYVSPTTPMVSSGTDLEGPPVLVLEKPLYAWHATAISRAMTIAVAYTFGPNGRPSNLSEWGIPVGNNMLQLKLPPFPLDK